The Pieris napi chromosome 11, ilPieNapi1.2, whole genome shotgun sequence DNA segment aaagcattttaaacACGAGAATTTACTTGAGGCAGTAAAGATTTGCCTTGAGCTAATCCATAATCTTGCACGTTAATCTTAACCAATACTATAAAAGAATTTCCTtacatttctatttttaaatacagtgtaaactgtTTACAACGTCATGGgttataacgaaaaaatgtcTATAACGTACAAATGAGTTAAGTTTTTCGTTTAACCCAATACCTATACATTAATTCTTGTGTCCCTATAAAGAaacctctctataacgaataaaatactcggtcccttgaagttcgttataaagagtttacactgtataagACTTGAAACACTCTTCTGTGAACgctttattcaatttattcgCAGAAAGACAATGTACTAATGCTTGATATTCTAATTGAAACACGTGTGTGTTACGTGTGGTTGATGAGAGGTTTTCGTGTGTAGCGTTCTCTTCTAAACTGGGATACGAAGAGCACATCCCGGGGCAGACTCGCGATTGGAACGAAGAGCTGCAAACCACACGCGAATTGCCTCGCGCCACTCTTCCCGAGAGATTACTTCGCGAACGGGCCATTTTCAAGGTTCGTAACGGGATAGAGCCAGAAATCGCTATACTAAATGATTTTCATGTTGACATTCAGATCCATAGATCACATTTTCTAGATTGGAGTTTATATTCACATATTCATTGTTTAGTGTTTGTACAGATTAGTACATAGTATATTTGTTTAGGTGCATAGCGACTTCGTAGCTGCAGCCACTCGAGGGGCGATGGCGGTGGTGGACGGTAACGTGATGGCCATCAACCCGGGGGAAGAGCCGAAGATGCAAATGTTCATATGGAACAATATATTCTTCTCTCTCGGATTCGACGTCCGTGACCATTACAAGGACCTCGGAGGAGACGCAGCCGCCTTTGTTGCGCCGGTAGGTGTTTCATTTCTAAAAGTGAAGTTCGAATAGTAAAAGTTCAttagtaaaatcacatttgcTCATATCTGTCTAGTAACTTAAACGACTTCAGGTtctaaaatgaataaattaaaatcctaCTCCTGCTTGCACTAGCAAACTTTTCATTGACACAAACTTAATTAACACTAAGCAGCTCTAACCAACTTCcatttaagatttaaaaaattacttcgaTCCCACACGTATACGTATACGTAGTCGGCATAACACTAATTATATACATGTAGCTAAAATCATAACAGAACTTATTTCGGAGCGAGTCCTTACAACAGCTTGCCTCTGAGATACGAGAAATAGTAGCAGTGAACCAGTTTAATGCCTGCAAAGTTTTTTTGTAGATAGACTAATGCAGTAACAGCGTACGACGGTGGCGTGAcatgttttactttttatattttttttctaatgtatgtttttaatgagaataaacttctttgaacttaaataattgtaaaattaaccaTATTTTAGTGAGCAATGTGCCTTTGATATAAAAGAACCTTTGCGCTCTTGGTAAAACTCACTCACTCGTCTATATATAAAACGTATTGAACTTTGCAGCGCAATGACCTGCAAGGGGTCCGCGTGTACAGCGCCGTGGACACCAACGGCCTCCACACGCTGGGCACCGTCGTGGTGGACTACCGAGGCTACAGGGTGACGGCGCAGTCCATCATTCCCGGTATTCTGGAGAAGGAGCAAGAGCAGAGTGTTGTCTATGGCAGCATCGACTTCGGGACGACGGTCTTGTCGCACCCGAAGTATATGGAATTGGtgagtttttattttggacctacttttattaattttggaccttaaattataagaaaatgaTGCCAATTAATCGCGTTATAATccgataaaatattattattacatcttATCGTGATGAATAATTTAAGCTttttttaaagcaattcgtaTCATAGAAAAATTGGTTttctaatgtttttaaaatccaCTCGAGtttgggtccttcaagaaaagagcgtaccaattattaaaaggctggcaacgtacttgcgagccttctggctatGTGattgggcggcagtatcacttaacgtcaGGAGAGCCTGTTGTTCGTCGTCTTGACGTCGCACGTCTTGATTCTTTATTAGTAGTATGTGTATAggctataaatatataataatcgtGTAATGCACCTTCGAATAGCTGAGCAAAGCCGGCCAGCAGTTGAAGATCATGCCGCACTCGGTGATCAGCGCCAACGGCGACACGGTGGAACTCTGCTCGAGCGTGGAGTGCAAGGGCATCATCGGGAACGACGGACGACATTACATCCTCGACTTGCTGAGGACGTTCCCGCCGGACGTCAATTTCCTGCAGTGTACGTATCTTTGTATCTAGATACGGCAAATCTTCAAAAATATAGCAGTGTTTGCTTATCCCTGGGGTGGTGGACCTATATATAcgtactttctttctatatgcgcatttaacatttgttcgATCTGTGAAGGaaacgtcgtgaggaaaccgacttgccttagactcaaaaattcgactgcgtgtgtcaggcaaagAAGGTTTATctcctacttgtctattagaaatGATTTCGGAACAGAAACATATATCTTCTGAGAGAtctagacctaaaaggttgtagcgccattggtaaAATCGTCAAAAATTGTAAAGCTCTAAAGGAAATCTAATCTGAAgcagtttttaatttgactaaATAACCTTTGCAGTGGACGATGACGAACTGAGAGAGGACATCAAGTCCATGGGCTTCCCGATCATTCACAAGCACAAACTGTGTTGCCTCCGACAGGAGTTAGTCGATAGTTTTGTCGAGTGAGTATCTCCTATTATTCAGTTATTTTCACCTATCTTACCAATTTTCATTCTCTTCGTGAATATTGTGTGTGTTGTTGGCAAACTTTTgtgagtaaaataaaataagtttcttgTGAAACTTTTCAGGGCTCGTTACTTTATGTTCATTCGTTACGCCGCGTTTCACTTGCAACAGCTGAGTGCGAAACGCAAAGCGACCGAACAGAAGTCGATCGAAGCTAACGCTGATAAGAAAGAGAATGAGACTGAGAAAAAAGACGGCAAGGGCCAAGAGAAGGAGAAGAAAAAGgataagaagaagaaagaggAAAAGGTAGAGAAGGCAGAGAAGGAGGAGAAGGAAACGGAGAATAGTGAAGAGTTGCTGGATGAGACATTGTCGGAGATCGATACAGATGTCGCGAAGAAGATTGTCGAAAGTATTACCGATTCATTTTCGGGTGGGGACAAACAGGAGAGTGACTGTAcgttgtgttatttttatatttttcgaatatcaatattttttgtattgttatatttCTGACCTTGATATATCCAGTCGACTctctataatttaataaattcaatgtTAATTGGTCCTTTCGGCAATTTGAACTTGAATGAATGAAAAAGTGCTCGTCAACATGCAATAATTTGAAGTCTGGGCTTCCCTACTTTCTATAATTTGAGGTGTTTATAATGCAcagaattgtttttaaaattctttggTCAATGATAGAATATAATCACTcactcaaaaaaatattagggacttttctaaataaacatttgtGAATAATTGGAATTATAAATCACGAAAATTTATAGAACTCTTATGTACTTGAGTACGTGGGAACGTGGTTATATAAACGCTTGTTATTATACTACTAAGAGTTCAGGTAGTTTGAAATATATCTCAGGTCCcttgagtttcaaattatcgagtgTCGACTGTATATGAGTTACTTAATTATACGAATTACTATAAATGATCAAAGAGATCGTAAAATATGGTAATTTTATGAATGtccttaaattttaaaaaaaatttacgttTTAGCCGGTGAAAGATCCCGGGCGGTGGTGGCGGCGGCTGCCCGCGCCGTGGCTTCACTCAAGGAATCCGAGTTCGACGTTCGGTTCAACCCCGATGTGTATTCCGCGGGAATCAAACACGCGGCTACGCCCGAACTGCTCGCTAAGCAGCGACATCTGGTCAAGGAGGCTGCGGCTTTCCTGCTCACTACTCAGATACCGGCATTCGTATGTTCtactatttgttttaaatagatttGAAAGGAATAAAAAAGATAACGGCGTCATTCATCGACGGTGTAATTCCAGGTGCGCGAGTGTCTGGAGCACTCCTCGGCCCCCATGGACGGAGCGGGGCTGACGGAAGCCCTCCACGCCCGCGGCATCAACGTGCGCTACTTGGGCCGAGTGACGATGGCGCTTCGCCCCCACGCCTCGCTCGCCTACCTGCACTCCATCGCCCTCGCCGAGCTCATCCTGCGCGCCGCCAAGCACATTTACACCACGTACCTGCAGGTTTGTTTTGATCGAATgctattgttttctttaaacgtcgctaatttatttattacagaaatatctACATAcatgccaatacgataatgtcgagaaaaattaaatataataaagtatatatatataatattaaatacattatatacacaatatcgctactgtgtaTTCACTTTgagaacatataaatatgtcgatagtgtcggagacgAATTTTGAATTATGTCTTAAATGCGACTATTGTATGAATATTCACGCGCCATCTGAATAGGACTGCGAGGCAATGTCGACGGGCGCGTGCGTGGCGCACTTCCTGAACTGCCTCGTGGGCGGCTGCCCCAGCCCCGCGCTGTCGCCCCCCGACTGCCCCTGCCCCCGCTCCACCCGCCCGCGGCGCCGCGCCCGCCACCGCCACCGCGCCGCCACGCCCTCGCCGGCGCCGCACTGGCACGCCCTCACGCCCGCGCACCTCTTCGCGCAGATCCAGCAGGAGCTCAAGGTGGGTGACGATAGCGACTCACTCATCTCCCTTTATTCCTCAACCACTCTCTCAATATTTTCAATCGTCCACAGGCCTACTGGGGTTTCGAATTAACCGCTGAAAGCATGGACGCGGTCATACAGAAATATGGATTCCAAAAAATATCACTCCTCAGGTACGTCACATAATTGATATTACAGTAAAGCCCCCTATAACGCGTTTCCGTATAACGCAGTCCTATCGCGTTATAGGAAAGGAGTGTTACTGTGATGATCCTGATAAGATGTTTGTACAaatgaataattgttaatttgtcCCTTCCAGGTCGTTCGCCCTCAAAGTGGGACTCCAGATAATGCTCAAGGAATACGACTTCGATAACAGAAACAAGACGACCTTCACGTCGGCAGACATCATGAACATATTCCCGGTGGTGAAGCACATCAACCCTAGGGTGAGTGCTGTTTTTCATAATGTGACAAATGATTGACTATTAGTgctatagaatttttttttcttttaattattgaacatgaaaattataattaaatattcataatttcaaAAACCAGCCACAAAGCTTCTCCAGACAAGATGGCGTCCCTGTGACGTATCATGCTTGTAAACAAACGACAAGATTTTTACGTGTTAATTGTCATTCTTAAATTATACGTATTTCTGGCTGTATGGCTTTTCCCTTATACATATTTCGATTAGAAACAGTCTTCGAAAATTGGAAGTTGAAAGTAGGAAATTAATCTCCAAGACAGTATTAGAATGAGACAGGCGAAGATATTATTGACAAGCATGCTCCTTTATCCTTGATTTCAAGTGACTGACGTATAAAagtaactatatttatttacttcttAAAACTTATACTGTCAGATACAATTCTCGAAgtacaaatacaaattaattatagaaacGAAGAACAATAAAGCGAGCTTTTTTATCTTTGTTATTAACTTAACATTTCATCCGCATCCATTTGATGGCTCTTCTGGTGAAGTCTGTCACGGTCCACTCCACAAGacactttcttttgcgaatTAGCGAACTGTGAATGTAGAACTGGATgacctccaattgtttaaaaaaagagaatactcctccctcaaagtcCATGAgaaaatgggtgtccatgaGCTGCGATCATTGCCCTTTTCGGGCGGCTCGTAGGCTCATTTGCCCCCTATCCTTGGGAATTCGAATTGAACTTCACAATGCACAATTTTAAGTAATCTAACGGCCATAACTCCTAGCTTTCCTTTGCTTCGAACAGGCCTCGGACGCGTACAACTTCTACACCACCGGGCAGAACAAGATCCAAGCCGGAGCCGTCTCCGAGGGCCACGAGCTGATCGCCGAAGCCCTGAACCTGCTCAACAACGTGTACGGGGCCATGCACGGGGAGATTGCGCAATGCCTTCGTATGGTCGCCAGACTCTGCTACGTCACCGGCGAACACAGGGACGCCATGGCCTATCAGCAGAAGGCCGTCTTGATGTCGGAGCGGGTCAACGGGATCGATCACCCTTACACCATCACCGAATATGTGAGTGATGAGTCaagtcaaattatttatttcaattagaccacctaaaatggcacttttgaacgtcaaataaaatataaagaagattctagttgccccttccaaaaggtagtttcgtgtggagaagaatgggcaagaaactccacacttactcttttaaaataggttaaaTGAGACAATGTACTCgtagaataaaactactacaCTAAAATTGGCACAAAGTATTACTACAGTATTTACTTACAAATTAAGCGATGCAGCGAgagttttaaaactaatttgagGCTTGGAGAAtgttcaaattttattaaaataaaaatatttttgactcTAAAATTTCTTCACAAAACTTTGTTCTTAGAAAAGCTAAAATTTATCTCGTTTTTACGATCACTTCTGAATTTGTGAAATTGCAGTCCCACCTGGCCCTATATTGCTTCGCGAACGGGCAAGTGAGCACCGCCCTGAAGTTGCTCTACCGAGCTCGCTATTTGGCCCTGCTCATCTGCGGAGAGAACCACCCGGAGATGGCGCTGCTCGATGTGAGTTCTTTAGCCTTATTTTCTGAACGGGGGCTAAATAAATAGTACTAACAAGGAAGGTATAAATACTTGTATATacctaaaaactaaaattaaatatcagatacaaattagaaatataatttgatgCTTTTAACAAAGTGTGATTTTTCGCTACCGCAGAGCAACATCGCCCTAATCCTGCACGCGGTGGGCGAGTACGAGCTCTCGCTGCGCTTCGCGGAACGTGCGCTGCGGGTGACGAACGCGACGCACGGCGCCAAGTCCCTCAAAGCGGCCGTCGCCCGACATCTCGTGGCTCGCACGCTCTCGTGCTTGGCCGACTTCAGGGCCGCGCTCGCGCACGAGAAGGAGACCTACACCATTTACAAGACTCTGGTGAGTGTTCCGCGAGAGGTTTGATCCACGCGAGAGTTCACGTTCTGACCGACCGACCGACTCCCGCAGCTGGGCGAGAAGCACGAGAAGACGCGCGAGTCGTCCGAGTGCCTGCGCCACCTCACGCAGCAGGCCGTGGTCGTGCAGAAGCGCCTGGCGGAGCTCAAGCCGCTTCAGCACTCCCACCCGCATCCTCCGCCCCTGCACGTGCAGCCCCCGGCCATGGCCTCCGTCATCGACATGCTCAACCTCATCAACGGCATCCTCTTCGTGCagatcaggtgagccttcatCCCGGTCGACGAGGGTCTTCGCCGACCCCGATGGCGACCTTCTAAGTTTAATATTGTGACCTTTCAAAATCCATGCAACCTGATCGATCATCCTTCGAAAGCAAAAATAAACCGGACCACTTAACATATCTTTACGTTCCCGTCGGGAACCTTTAGTGGACAATTGGAAAATTGACTATTTGAACTTTCTACTACTTAAGCAGAAAtagtaatttttcaaaaaaactcCAGCCCTCAAGAAATCGAGCAGTTCAAGGCAGAGATAGAGAAGAGGCAGCTGAAGGACCTGCCCATTCCGGGCCTCGACGAGCTCGCCGACGCGACTCCGGAGGCGAAGGCGTCCGACAGTTGAATCGCCTTTCGTAGCAATAACTCGGCTCGGTGAGAACCCCTGCGTCTGTTTAATCCATTTTATTTGTGGCGACTCAAAATCTTATTCGTGATAAGGTCGTGATTGACTATTTTTAAACCACAATTTGTGGATACAAAACTCACGTATACGTTTTATCATaacgtaaacacaatttgatagTGCTTTAGTTGAAAGACTGCAGTCGATTCagctttttaaatatgaatggCAAGTTTGAGGGTATTTCGCTAATGAAAATCTTGATAATCCGGCAATTTCGGTTTAAACGTAAAG contains these protein-coding regions:
- the LOC125054177 gene encoding clustered mitochondria protein homolog isoform X1, with protein sequence MFSEYGVLKLHSSRQRQPLILNKNFSLLCCTIFSFQNFLDVRFFCSWCTIMRFFHLAALVDAGLIPRVVMALGGEVNNDNASRLASHKVKKCPVNNKVNGKSAAENVNKDKSEKQSTKMTKESSTKAVCSNGHANTPNGRADDEGGGVATPRVSYAAATKKALSPTSSNAPLQFPNNEECQKSKNKNEKSTHGDSHDATKVNGEKTISNDNICKKDKLGTKEPITNGTNTTHVNGDPQNNPHCDISNNNTKIVSNGISNSDLDETNSSKSKENIISDVVLNNSENGIKKEVDSALENSGNESSEKCGNDKKDKEVKADTDKANGEAQKVVNGEKERESSPSEDGDEKKGDAEVVFIQDMGFTVKIMSPGAEPLDIQVSSMELVQEIHQVLMDREDTCHRTCFSLQLDGVTLDNFAELKNIEGLKDGSVIKVVEEPYTMREARIHVRHVRDLLKSIDYVDSYAGQECSSLAFLNVVTQGDILEKKKSRPESVDCTPPDYIMPGSTERPLLPLHPGLNKENKAPQCLKVLTTSGWNPPPGPRKMCGDLLYLHVMTLEDRQFHITACPRGFYLNQSTEEVFNPRPSTPSLLCHSLIELLNIVSPAFKRNFALVQKKRMQKHPFERVATPYQVYQWASPMLDHTVDAIRAEDTFSSKLGYEEHIPGQTRDWNEELQTTRELPRATLPERLLRERAIFKVHSDFVAAATRGAMAVVDGNVMAINPGEEPKMQMFIWNNIFFSLGFDVRDHYKDLGGDAAAFVAPRNDLQGVRVYSAVDTNGLHTLGTVVVDYRGYRVTAQSIIPGILEKEQEQSVVYGSIDFGTTVLSHPKYMELLSKAGQQLKIMPHSVISANGDTVELCSSVECKGIIGNDGRHYILDLLRTFPPDVNFLQLDDDELREDIKSMGFPIIHKHKLCCLRQELVDSFVEARYFMFIRYAAFHLQQLSAKRKATEQKSIEANADKKENETEKKDGKGQEKEKKKDKKKKEEKVEKAEKEEKETENSEELLDETLSEIDTDVAKKIVESITDSFSGGDKQESDSGERSRAVVAAAARAVASLKESEFDVRFNPDVYSAGIKHAATPELLAKQRHLVKEAAAFLLTTQIPAFVRECLEHSSAPMDGAGLTEALHARGINVRYLGRVTMALRPHASLAYLHSIALAELILRAAKHIYTTYLQDCEAMSTGACVAHFLNCLVGGCPSPALSPPDCPCPRSTRPRRRARHRHRAATPSPAPHWHALTPAHLFAQIQQELKAYWGFELTAESMDAVIQKYGFQKISLLRSFALKVGLQIMLKEYDFDNRNKTTFTSADIMNIFPVVKHINPRASDAYNFYTTGQNKIQAGAVSEGHELIAEALNLLNNVYGAMHGEIAQCLRMVARLCYVTGEHRDAMAYQQKAVLMSERVNGIDHPYTITEYSHLALYCFANGQVSTALKLLYRARYLALLICGENHPEMALLDSNIALILHAVGEYELSLRFAERALRVTNATHGAKSLKAAVARHLVARTLSCLADFRAALAHEKETYTIYKTLLGEKHEKTRESSECLRHLTQQAVVVQKRLAELKPLQHSHPHPPPLHVQPPAMASVIDMLNLINGILFVQISPQEIEQFKAEIEKRQLKDLPIPGLDELADATPEAKASDS
- the LOC125054177 gene encoding clustered mitochondria protein homolog isoform X2, with protein sequence MALGGEVNNDNASRLASHKVKKCPVNNKVNGKSAAENVNKDKSEKQSTKMTKESSTKAVCSNGHANTPNGRADDEGGGVATPRVSYAAATKKALSPTSSNAPLQFPNNEECQKSKNKNEKSTHGDSHDATKVNGEKTISNDNICKKDKLGTKEPITNGTNTTHVNGDPQNNPHCDISNNNTKIVSNGISNSDLDETNSSKSKENIISDVVLNNSENGIKKEVDSALENSGNESSEKCGNDKKDKEVKADTDKANGEAQKVVNGEKERESSPSEDGDEKKGDAEVVFIQDMGFTVKIMSPGAEPLDIQVSSMELVQEIHQVLMDREDTCHRTCFSLQLDGVTLDNFAELKNIEGLKDGSVIKVVEEPYTMREARIHVRHVRDLLKSIDYVDSYAGQECSSLAFLNVVTQGDILEKKKSRPESVDCTPPDYIMPGSTERPLLPLHPGLNKENKAPQCLKVLTTSGWNPPPGPRKMCGDLLYLHVMTLEDRQFHITACPRGFYLNQSTEEVFNPRPSTPSLLCHSLIELLNIVSPAFKRNFALVQKKRMQKHPFERVATPYQVYQWASPMLDHTVDAIRAEDTFSSKLGYEEHIPGQTRDWNEELQTTRELPRATLPERLLRERAIFKVHSDFVAAATRGAMAVVDGNVMAINPGEEPKMQMFIWNNIFFSLGFDVRDHYKDLGGDAAAFVAPRNDLQGVRVYSAVDTNGLHTLGTVVVDYRGYRVTAQSIIPGILEKEQEQSVVYGSIDFGTTVLSHPKYMELLSKAGQQLKIMPHSVISANGDTVELCSSVECKGIIGNDGRHYILDLLRTFPPDVNFLQLDDDELREDIKSMGFPIIHKHKLCCLRQELVDSFVEARYFMFIRYAAFHLQQLSAKRKATEQKSIEANADKKENETEKKDGKGQEKEKKKDKKKKEEKVEKAEKEEKETENSEELLDETLSEIDTDVAKKIVESITDSFSGGDKQESDSGERSRAVVAAAARAVASLKESEFDVRFNPDVYSAGIKHAATPELLAKQRHLVKEAAAFLLTTQIPAFVRECLEHSSAPMDGAGLTEALHARGINVRYLGRVTMALRPHASLAYLHSIALAELILRAAKHIYTTYLQDCEAMSTGACVAHFLNCLVGGCPSPALSPPDCPCPRSTRPRRRARHRHRAATPSPAPHWHALTPAHLFAQIQQELKAYWGFELTAESMDAVIQKYGFQKISLLRSFALKVGLQIMLKEYDFDNRNKTTFTSADIMNIFPVVKHINPRASDAYNFYTTGQNKIQAGAVSEGHELIAEALNLLNNVYGAMHGEIAQCLRMVARLCYVTGEHRDAMAYQQKAVLMSERVNGIDHPYTITEYSHLALYCFANGQVSTALKLLYRARYLALLICGENHPEMALLDSNIALILHAVGEYELSLRFAERALRVTNATHGAKSLKAAVARHLVARTLSCLADFRAALAHEKETYTIYKTLLGEKHEKTRESSECLRHLTQQAVVVQKRLAELKPLQHSHPHPPPLHVQPPAMASVIDMLNLINGILFVQISPQEIEQFKAEIEKRQLKDLPIPGLDELADATPEAKASDS